The following DNA comes from Hahella chejuensis KCTC 2396.
AACTTTAATCACATCGCCGATACTCGCGTAACGACGGTGTGAACCACCCAGCACTTTAATACACATTACTCGACGGGCTCCGCTGTTGTCGGCCACGTCAAGCACGGTTTGCGTCTGAATCATCGGTTATCTCCACCTAACAGCTTTGCTTGACTAGACTTTTTCGGCCCGCTCAACAATGTTCACAAGCTTCCATGACTTAGTCTTGGAAAGAGGACGAGACTCTTGAACTTGAACGGTATCGCCAATACGACACTCGTTGTTCTCGTCATGAGCATGAAGCTTGCTTGAGCGCTTAACATACTTGCCGTACAGGGGATGCTTCACGCGACGCTCAACCAAGACCACAATGGACTTATCCATTTTGTCACTAACGACCTTACCGGTCTCAGTGCGCACGCTTTTCTCGTTCGCGGTCATATCACTCACCTGCCTTCTGATTTAAGACTGTCTTGACACGAGCAATGTCGCGACGCACTTTACGCAGAAGATGGACTTGATTTAATTGGCCCGTCGCCTTGCGCATCCGCAAGTTGAATTGCTCTTTCAACAAAGAGATCAGTTCATCACCGAGCTCTTCCTGAGTTTTGTTTCTCAATTCTGCAGCTTTCATTTACATCACCGTTCTTGTCACAAAAGTAGTTGCGACAGGAAGTTTAGCCGCTGCAAGCGTAAACGCCTCGCGGGCCAATTCCTCACTTACCCCCTCCATCTCGTACAGCATGCGGCCTGGCTCAATTTCCGCCACCCAGTATTCAACTGGACCTTTACCTTTACCCATACGGACTTCTAGAGGTTTCTTGGTAATCGGCTTATCCGGGAATATACGAATCCAGATCTTACCGCCACGCTTAATACGACGAGTCATAGTACGACGCGCTGCTTCGATTTGTCGGGCAGTTATGCGTCCACGTCCAGTCGCTTTTAAACCAAATTCACCAAAACTTACTTTGTTTCCGCGTTGCGCCAAGCCAGTATTGCGGCCTTTGTGGACTTTGCGGAATTTCGTACGCTTAGGTTGCAACATTTCACTGCCCCCTACTTAGAACTTTTCTTTTTAGCTGCTTTCTTTTCAGCGCGAACCTGTTCGATACCACCCAGGATTTCGCCCTTAAAGATCCATACCTTCACACCAATTACACCGTAAGTGGTATGCGCTTCGTGCGTAGCATAGTCAATATCCGCACGAAGGGTGTGCAAGGGCACGCGACCTTCACGGTACCATTCGGTACGAGCAATTTCTGCACCGCCCAAACGGCCGCCGACTTGAATTTTGATACCTTTGGCGCCCTGACGCATCGCGTTCTGAACTGCGCGTTTCATTGCACGACGGAACATAACGCGACGCTCCAGCTGACCGGCAACGCCAGAAGCAACCAGTTTAGCGTCCAAATCAGGCTTACGAATCTCTTCTATGTTGATGTGTACAGGTACTTTCATCAACTCGCCCACTTCCTGGCGCAATCTATCGACGTCCTCACCTTTCTTACCAATCACAATGCCCGGACGAGCAGTATGAATAGTAATCTTAGCGTTTTGAGGTGGACGCTCGATAATGACTTTGCTAACAGAAGCCTTTTCAAGCTTCTTCATCAGAAATTCACGAACCTTGATATCAGTCAGCAAATGATCTGAATAGTTCTTTTTGTCTGCGTACCAGACTGAATTGTGATCTTTAACGATCCCCAGCCGAATACCGACTGGATTAACCTTTTGACCCATCTGCTATCTCCTACTCTTCGGCTACCTTGACGGTGATATGGCAAGTCCGCTTGAAAATGCGATCCGCCCGACCTTTCGCTCTAGGCTTAATCCGCTTCATTGTAGGACCTTCGTCTACGCAGATAGTGGCCACCTTCAGCTCATCAACATCCAGCCCTTCATTATGCTCAGCATTGGCGATAGCTGACTCCAGCACCTTCTTGATAATGCTAGAAGCCTTCTTGGGACTAAAGGTCAATATATCCAACGCTTCTTCAACCCGCTTACCGCGCACCTGATCTGCAACTAAACGAGCTTTCTGAGCAGATAAGCGAGCACCAAATAATTTTGCCGCTACTTCCATCTCTATACCCTCTTACCGTTTAGCTTTCTTGTCTGCAGCGTGTCCGCGATAAGTACGTGTGGCTGCAAATTCACCCAGTTTATGGCCGACCATGTCCTCAGTCACATAGACAGGAACATGTTGGCGACCGTTATGAACTGCGATAGTCAAGCCAACCATTTCAGGAAAAATGGTGGAACGACGAGACCAAGTTTTAATTGGCTTCTTGTCTTTAACTTCTACCGCTGTCTCCACTTTCTTGAGAAGGTGAAGATCAATAAATGGACCTTTCTTTAAGGAACGTGGCACGAGAGACCCCCTTACTTAGCTTTGCGACGACGCACAATCATTTTGTCTGTACGCTTGTTCTTACGAGTTTTGTAACCCTTCGTAGGAACACCCCAAGGAGTAACCGGGTGCTTACCGAAGTTACGCCCTTCACCACCACCATGTGGGTGGTCTACCGGGTTCATCGCAGTACCACGAACGGTAGGTCTTACTCCACGCCAGCGTTTGGCGCCAGCCTTTCCGTATACGCGCAGGTTGTTCTCGCTATTGGACACTTCGCCCAAAGTTGCGCGACACTCAACAAGCACTTTACGCATTTCACCAGAACGCAAACGGATCGTTGCATAAGCGCCTTCGCGAGCGACAACCTGAGCTGAAGCGCCAGCGCTCCTAGCAATCTGAGCGCCCTTACCTGGCTTCATCTCGATACAATGAACAACAGAACCGACAGGAATGTTTCTCAGAGGCAAACAGCTTCCCACGCGGATCGGCGCTTCTTGACCAGAAGCAATTGCGTCACCTACAGACACGCCCTTAGGAGCAATGATGTAACGACGCTCGCCATCCGCATACTTCAATAATGCAATATGCGCGGTACGATTCGGATCATATTCCAAGCGCTCAACAACAGCAGGAATGCCGTCTTTGGTGCGCTTAAAATCAATTACCCGATACAACTGCTTATGACCGCCGCCCTGATGACGCACAGTGATTCGACCAGCGTTGTTCCGCCCGCCGTTTTTACGTTTTTTCTCAGTCAACGACGCTAAAGGAGCGCCTTTATGTAGCGACGGATTTGTAACGGCCACCACATGTCTACGACCGGGAGATGTTGGTTTAGTTTTAACAACTGGCATTTTCGCTCCCCCCTTACTCGACATCTACAAAATCGATAGATTGACCGGAGGCAAGACGAATATATGCCTTACGAATATCGTTACGCTTACCCATACCACGCGCAGTGCGCTTGGTCTTGCCCTTGATATTCACAACCTGCACCGACTCAACCTTAACATCAAACAAAGCTTCAACCGCTTTTTTAATCTCGGGCTTTTTGGCATCGGCCGCCACACGGAAGACCACCTGATTGTTGATTTCCGCTAACAATGTGGCCTTTTCCGAAACATGGGGGCCAAGCAAAACCTTATAGAGCCTTTCTTGGTTCATCCCAACATCTCCTCAATTTTCTTAAGCGCAGAGACAGTAACCAAAACCTTGTCATGCGCAATCAGGCTGACAGGGTTAATAGCAACAGCGTCACACACGTCGACATGCGGAATGTTACGGGAAGCCAAATACAGGTTTTGATCAACCGCATCCGCTACTATTAATACATTCTCCAGCCCAAGATCTTTCAACTTCGCATTGAACTGCTTGGTCTTTGGAGCTTCAACCGCCATTTCTTCGACAACAACCAAGCGCTCCTGCCTAACAAGCTCAGACAGAATTGACTGCATTGCTGCGCGATACATCTTTTTGTTCACTTTTTGGGAGTGATCCAACGGCGTAGCTGCGAATGTTTTGCCGCCACCTCTCCAGATAGGGCTGCGAATAGTGCCCGCACGAGCGCGACCACTACCTTTTTGACGCCATGGTTTCTTTCCACCGCCGCTTACTTGGGAGCGCGTCTTCTGGGCTTTTGAACCCTGACGACCACCAGCCAAATACGCAGTAACTACTTGGTGAACCAGAGCTTCGTTAAAATCTCTTGCAAAGGCCACGTCAGATACTGAAACAGTACCCTTACCCGCACCATTAATCGTTAACTCCATCTCTCACCCCTCTTATGCTTTAACCGCGGGCTTGATAACCACGTCTGCGCCGGTCGCTCCAGGAACTGCGCCCTTAATCAGAAGCAAACCTTTCTCTTCGTCGACTCTTACAACTTTCAGAGTCTGCACAGTGACGTTTTTATTACCCATCTGGCCAGCCATTTTCTTGCCTTTGAACACTCGTCCAGGAGACTGGTTCTGACCAATAGAGCCAGGAGCGCGATGAGAAAGAGAGTTACCGTGAGTGGCATCTTGAGTAGAGAAGTTCCAGCGTTTGATTACGCCAGCAAAACCTTTACCCTTTGAGCGTCCAGACACATCAACTTTTTGTCCGGCTTCAAAGATAGTGACGGAGACTTCGTCGCCAACCTTATACTCAGCAGAGTCAGTGGCGTCCAAAGTAAATTCACAGACAACACGCCCAGCCTCAACGCCAGCTTTAGCAAAATGGCCCGCCATAGGCTTATTTACACGTGACGCTTTAACTGAACCAGAAGTCACCTGGATTGCCCGATAACCGTCGACCTCAAGACTCTTAACCTGAGCAATGACGTTTTTCTCGACCTGAATCACAGTGACCGGGACGGCTGCGCCGTCATCTTCAAACAAACGAGTCATGCCAGCCTTACGGCCAACCAAACCAATCGCCATTTTTCACCTCTTAGTGCACGGGGCTTTCACCCTCTATGGCCACATACAAAAGTGTTACACCAATGAAGCGACGCAACATGCGTCAATCTTGCTTAGCCTAAGCTAATTTGGACATCAACGCCCGCAGCAAGATCCAGCTTCATTAGTG
Coding sequences within:
- the rpsQ gene encoding 30S ribosomal protein S17, producing the protein MTANEKSVRTETGKVVSDKMDKSIVVLVERRVKHPLYGKYVKRSSKLHAHDENNECRIGDTVQVQESRPLSKTKSWKLVNIVERAEKV
- the rpmC gene encoding 50S ribosomal protein L29, which translates into the protein MKAAELRNKTQEELGDELISLLKEQFNLRMRKATGQLNQVHLLRKVRRDIARVKTVLNQKAGE
- the rplP gene encoding 50S ribosomal protein L16 translates to MLQPKRTKFRKVHKGRNTGLAQRGNKVSFGEFGLKATGRGRITARQIEAARRTMTRRIKRGGKIWIRIFPDKPITKKPLEVRMGKGKGPVEYWVAEIEPGRMLYEMEGVSEELAREAFTLAAAKLPVATTFVTRTVM
- the rpsC gene encoding 30S ribosomal protein S3, which codes for MGQKVNPVGIRLGIVKDHNSVWYADKKNYSDHLLTDIKVREFLMKKLEKASVSKVIIERPPQNAKITIHTARPGIVIGKKGEDVDRLRQEVGELMKVPVHINIEEIRKPDLDAKLVASGVAGQLERRVMFRRAMKRAVQNAMRQGAKGIKIQVGGRLGGAEIARTEWYREGRVPLHTLRADIDYATHEAHTTYGVIGVKVWIFKGEILGGIEQVRAEKKAAKKKSSK
- the rplV gene encoding 50S ribosomal protein L22 encodes the protein MEVAAKLFGARLSAQKARLVADQVRGKRVEEALDILTFSPKKASSIIKKVLESAIANAEHNEGLDVDELKVATICVDEGPTMKRIKPRAKGRADRIFKRTCHITVKVAEE
- the rpsS gene encoding 30S ribosomal protein S19, encoding MPRSLKKGPFIDLHLLKKVETAVEVKDKKPIKTWSRRSTIFPEMVGLTIAVHNGRQHVPVYVTEDMVGHKLGEFAATRTYRGHAADKKAKR
- the rplB gene encoding 50S ribosomal protein L2, whose product is MPVVKTKPTSPGRRHVVAVTNPSLHKGAPLASLTEKKRKNGGRNNAGRITVRHQGGGHKQLYRVIDFKRTKDGIPAVVERLEYDPNRTAHIALLKYADGERRYIIAPKGVSVGDAIASGQEAPIRVGSCLPLRNIPVGSVVHCIEMKPGKGAQIARSAGASAQVVAREGAYATIRLRSGEMRKVLVECRATLGEVSNSENNLRVYGKAGAKRWRGVRPTVRGTAMNPVDHPHGGGEGRNFGKHPVTPWGVPTKGYKTRKNKRTDKMIVRRRKAK
- the rplW gene encoding 50S ribosomal protein L23, encoding MNQERLYKVLLGPHVSEKATLLAEINNQVVFRVAADAKKPEIKKAVEALFDVKVESVQVVNIKGKTKRTARGMGKRNDIRKAYIRLASGQSIDFVDVE
- the rplD gene encoding 50S ribosomal protein L4, coding for MELTINGAGKGTVSVSDVAFARDFNEALVHQVVTAYLAGGRQGSKAQKTRSQVSGGGKKPWRQKGSGRARAGTIRSPIWRGGGKTFAATPLDHSQKVNKKMYRAAMQSILSELVRQERLVVVEEMAVEAPKTKQFNAKLKDLGLENVLIVADAVDQNLYLASRNIPHVDVCDAVAINPVSLIAHDKVLVTVSALKKIEEMLG
- the rplC gene encoding 50S ribosomal protein L3 gives rise to the protein MAIGLVGRKAGMTRLFEDDGAAVPVTVIQVEKNVIAQVKSLEVDGYRAIQVTSGSVKASRVNKPMAGHFAKAGVEAGRVVCEFTLDATDSAEYKVGDEVSVTIFEAGQKVDVSGRSKGKGFAGVIKRWNFSTQDATHGNSLSHRAPGSIGQNQSPGRVFKGKKMAGQMGNKNVTVQTLKVVRVDEEKGLLLIKGAVPGATGADVVIKPAVKA